From Acidobacteriota bacterium, the proteins below share one genomic window:
- a CDS encoding BrxA/BrxB family bacilliredoxin translates to MPYPSLLVQPFRDELTRAGFQELLSAAEVDAFMADTTGTVLLVINSVCGCAAGKARPGVRQAIAESPRPDRLATVLAGQDMESTAKLRACFPEVPSSSPSVALVKDGKLVYFMPRANIESRDAAAIAADLKAAFAEHCVPVTA, encoded by the coding sequence ATGCCGTACCCATCATTGCTGGTCCAACCGTTCCGCGACGAGCTCACCCGCGCCGGCTTTCAAGAACTCTTGAGCGCCGCCGAGGTGGACGCCTTCATGGCCGACACCACGGGCACGGTGCTGCTGGTGATCAACTCAGTCTGCGGATGCGCCGCGGGCAAAGCGCGCCCCGGCGTGCGCCAAGCCATCGCCGAGTCGCCGCGTCCCGACCGCCTGGCCACCGTGCTTGCTGGACAGGACATGGAGTCCACCGCCAAACTGCGCGCCTGCTTCCCCGAAGTCCCGTCGAGCAGCCCGTCGGTGGCGCTGGTGAAGGACGGCAAGCTGGTCTACTTCATGCCCCGCGCCAACATCGAAAGCCGCGACGCCGCCGCCATCGCCGCCGACCTAAAAGCCGCCTTCGCCGAGCACTGCGTCCCAGTGACCGCTTAG
- a CDS encoding RNA-binding protein — protein MKNLFVGNMSFQTTEDQLRAMFEPFGAIERVSVVTDRDSGLPRGFAFVEMTNDDEAGRAIEALNGKEVDGRAWNVNEARPKAERSGPRPGGGGGGYGRGPGGGGGRGGSGGGRGGSGGGYGGGYRGR, from the coding sequence ATGAAAAATCTGTTTGTAGGAAATATGAGCTTCCAGACCACGGAAGATCAGTTGCGCGCGATGTTTGAGCCCTTTGGCGCAATCGAGCGCGTCAGTGTGGTTACGGATCGCGATTCAGGCCTGCCCCGTGGATTCGCTTTCGTCGAAATGACCAACGATGACGAAGCGGGCCGCGCGATTGAGGCGTTGAACGGCAAGGAAGTTGATGGTCGCGCTTGGAACGTCAACGAGGCGCGTCCCAAGGCGGAGCGCAGCGGACCGCGTCCCGGCGGCGGTGGTGGCGGTTACGGCCGTGGCCCCGGCGGCGGTGGTGGCCGTGGCGGCAGCGGTGGTGGCCGTGGCGGCAGCGGTGGTGGTTATGGCGGCGGATATCGCGGTCGCTAG
- a CDS encoding flagellar motor protein MotB — translation MADQRPIIIIKKKGGHGGHHGGAWKVAYADFVTAMMALFIVLWLMNSSKQVQEAVGGYFKDPTGEARKVGTDESGSGDNFVLTMDNIEDLKQQLQKSIREAPNFELLKDQISMSITDDGLRIELMESATGTFFASGNAVLSEDSGEILSRLSTELGILPNQLYIEGHTDAKSYSEGSSYTNWELSVDRANSARRYMQSHGIQPKQVAQVRGFADGQLRKPDAPLDPSNRRISVIVRFNETPAGSTPPDEATGAAAGHAEPSHAAAPAPSAKH, via the coding sequence ATGGCCGACCAGCGTCCCATTATCATCATCAAGAAGAAAGGCGGCCACGGCGGCCATCACGGCGGCGCATGGAAAGTAGCCTACGCCGATTTTGTAACGGCCATGATGGCGCTGTTCATCGTGCTGTGGCTCATGAACTCAAGCAAGCAGGTACAAGAGGCAGTCGGCGGTTACTTCAAGGACCCCACCGGCGAGGCACGCAAAGTGGGAACCGATGAGTCAGGGTCGGGCGATAACTTCGTTCTCACCATGGACAATATCGAGGACCTCAAGCAGCAGTTGCAGAAGTCCATCCGCGAGGCCCCCAACTTCGAGCTGCTCAAGGACCAGATCAGCATGTCCATCACCGATGATGGCTTGCGCATCGAATTGATGGAGTCCGCTACGGGGACTTTTTTCGCCAGCGGCAATGCGGTCTTGTCCGAGGACAGCGGCGAAATCCTCAGCAGGCTGTCCACCGAACTCGGGATCCTGCCGAATCAGCTCTACATCGAGGGGCACACCGACGCCAAGTCCTACAGCGAAGGCAGCTCTTACACTAATTGGGAGCTCTCCGTGGACCGTGCCAACTCCGCTCGCCGTTACATGCAGTCGCACGGAATCCAGCCGAAACAGGTGGCACAAGTGCGCGGTTTCGCCGACGGCCAACTACGCAAGCCCGACGCCCCTCTCGATCCATCGAATCGCCGAATCTCGGTAATCGTCCGTTTCAACGAGACCCCCGCCGGCAGCACGCCGCCCGACGAAGCGACCGGCGCCGCGGCAGGACATGCGGAGCCATCCCACGCGGCGGCACCAGCTCCCTCCGCGAAACACTAA
- the motA gene encoding flagellar motor stator protein MotA, whose amino-acid sequence MFPIIGIVVVIGAVIGGYLMEHGHMAVLMQPAELVIIGGAALGTLFIANPLHIIKQLVAGLMGVIKGSKFTKAFYLDSMKMMYELFSRARRDGLMALETDADEPDKSPVLSKYPLFLQDHHTRDFVCDTLRMAAGGGLEAFEMDQMIERDMEVHHHEATAPITALSTVADALPGLGIVAAVLGVVITMGSLGGPPEEIGHKVGAALVGTFLGILMCYGFFGPIASNLTKLADDEQAYFGVLRVMMVAFLKGSAPISAIEIGRRAIPGHARPNFTEAEAHCKNRGADGAAEPAKAA is encoded by the coding sequence ATGTTTCCCATCATCGGTATCGTAGTGGTGATTGGCGCGGTCATCGGCGGCTACCTGATGGAGCACGGCCACATGGCCGTGTTGATGCAACCGGCTGAGTTGGTCATCATCGGCGGCGCGGCGCTGGGCACGCTATTTATCGCGAACCCGTTGCACATCATCAAGCAGCTCGTGGCCGGATTGATGGGCGTGATAAAAGGCTCGAAGTTCACCAAAGCGTTTTATTTGGATTCGATGAAGATGATGTATGAGCTATTCAGCCGCGCCCGGCGCGACGGACTGATGGCGCTTGAGACCGATGCCGATGAACCGGACAAGAGTCCTGTGCTCTCCAAATATCCCTTGTTTCTGCAGGATCATCACACGCGCGACTTCGTCTGCGACACGCTGCGCATGGCCGCCGGCGGCGGCTTGGAAGCCTTTGAGATGGATCAGATGATCGAGCGCGACATGGAAGTACATCACCATGAAGCAACCGCGCCGATCACCGCGCTCTCCACAGTGGCCGACGCGCTGCCCGGACTCGGCATCGTCGCGGCGGTGCTCGGCGTGGTCATCACCATGGGCTCGCTCGGCGGTCCGCCGGAAGAGATCGGCCACAAGGTGGGCGCCGCGCTGGTGGGAACATTTCTTGGCATCCTCATGTGCTACGGATTTTTCGGGCCCATCGCTTCCAACCTCACCAAACTGGCCGATGATGAGCAGGCCTATTTCGGAGTCCTGCGCGTGATGATGGTGGCGTTTTTGAAAGGCTCGGCGCCAATTTCCGCGATCGAGATTGGCCGCCGCGCGATTCCCGGCCATGCCCGGCCCAACTTCACAGAAGCCGAGGCGCACTGCAAGAATCGCGGCGCGGACGGTGCCGCGGAACCGGCGAAGGCAGCGTAA
- a CDS encoding diguanylate cyclase produces the protein MLNFADPEIYREVLEHLPTAVYFVDAEEKIRFWNEGAEKITGYLRQDVVGHFCRENILSRISALPPGSAREPSPGLAARAATNLGATAEPDTSSPFQIALRDGRASEAEMFIHHRDGHRLAVRVRAIPIRSDAGTVIGVAETFDVSIGNSEWDRRQNRLSRYGALDEETGVLNLRVTQSHLRESLATFEEHRLPVSILLIEIDQLVQLKAKYGPQIAPAALYATGQTIESFIRPTDFLGRWDEHRLLVILIECSPFELPAVANKLEQRADPTELRWWGDNLELSISIGGASAQRGDSTEMLIARATAALAEAAKAGGGLAQVRY, from the coding sequence ATGCTGAACTTTGCCGATCCCGAGATTTACCGCGAGGTGCTGGAGCATCTCCCTACCGCCGTCTACTTTGTTGATGCCGAGGAGAAGATTCGCTTTTGGAACGAGGGCGCCGAGAAAATCACGGGATACCTGCGACAGGACGTGGTGGGCCATTTTTGCCGCGAGAATATTCTTTCCAGAATATCGGCGCTCCCGCCGGGAAGTGCGCGCGAGCCGAGTCCTGGTCTCGCCGCGCGCGCTGCTACAAACCTTGGCGCGACTGCGGAGCCTGACACCTCTTCTCCGTTTCAAATCGCTCTGCGCGATGGCCGCGCCTCGGAAGCCGAGATGTTCATCCATCACCGGGACGGGCACCGACTGGCGGTGCGCGTCCGTGCCATACCGATTCGCAGTGATGCTGGAACCGTCATCGGCGTCGCTGAGACTTTCGACGTATCCATCGGAAACTCGGAATGGGACCGGCGGCAGAACCGCCTTTCGCGCTACGGCGCGCTGGATGAGGAGACGGGCGTACTCAATCTGCGCGTAACGCAATCTCACTTGCGCGAGAGTCTGGCCACGTTTGAGGAACATCGGTTGCCAGTCAGCATTCTGCTGATTGAGATTGATCAGTTGGTTCAACTGAAAGCAAAGTATGGTCCACAAATCGCTCCCGCAGCGCTATACGCAACCGGCCAGACGATCGAGAGCTTTATTCGCCCCACTGACTTCCTCGGCCGATGGGACGAGCATCGCTTGCTGGTGATTCTGATTGAGTGCAGTCCATTCGAGCTGCCCGCCGTAGCCAACAAACTGGAGCAGCGCGCCGACCCCACCGAGCTGCGCTGGTGGGGTGACAATTTGGAACTAAGCATTTCCATTGGCGGGGCTTCCGCGCAACGGGGAGACAGCACAGAAATGTTAATCGCGCGCGCCACCGCCGCATTGGCGGAAGCCGCTAAGGCGGGCGGCGGGCTTGCGCAGGTACGTTACTAG
- the metH gene encoding methionine synthase, producing MILDGAIGTMIQGYNLGEADYRGKEFAGHSKDLRLNSDLLNITQPAILEDIHRQYLEAGADIIETNTFNSNSLSQAEYGLQDHVSDMNRAGAHIARRAADRFMAEHPERTCFVAGSMGPTSRTATVSQDVNNPASRGVTFDQLRDAYYEQARSLVEGGVDILLVETIFDTLNAKAALFAIEQYFEDSGARVPIMVSVTIVDQSGRTLSGQTVEAFWNSVSHIKMLSIGINCALGAKQMRPYIEELSQIAGVYISCYPNAGLPNAFGGFDETPERMSADLREFAANGWVNMIGGCCGSTPEHIRAIAAAAHWIKPHVISEPEPYSRFSGLEPFTIRPDTNFVNIGERANVTGSPQFAKLILAGEYENALVVARQQVEGGAQLIDVNMDEGMLDSEQVMTTFLNSVASEPDISRVPIMVDSSKWSVIEAGLKCIQGKGIVNSISLKEGEEAFKKYARLIQRYGAAMIVMAFDEAGQADTAERKVAICRRAYRILTEEAGINPLDIIFDPNILTVATGIDEHNNYAVDFLDATRIIKATLPGCKVSGGVSNISFSFRGNKAVREAMHSAFLYHAIRAGMDMGIVNAGQLAIYEEIPKDLLELVEDVLLNRRADATERLLVFADSVKQKGKAEVVEDAWRKGTVEERLSHSLVKGIVEFIEADTEEARQKFARPLSVVEGPLMDGMKIVGDLFGTGKMFLPQVVKSARVMKKAVAYLLPFMEADKAVSGLRQAEAKIVMATVKGDVHDIGKNIVGVVLACNNYEIIDLGVMVSADKILQAARDVGADMIGLSGLITPSLDEMAHVAREMERQGFTIPLMIGGATTSRIHTAVKIAPAYSQTVIHVADASRAVGVVGNLKNPQLRATFAEEHRQGQEQDRQTHRAPKTQKLLSLEEARKRKPNIDWKSCQIPTPSFVGVRVFNPVPLEEIVPYIDWTPFFHAWELRGIYPKILEREDVGAKAKELFADAQQLLAQILKDKSLTARAVMGFFPANSAGDDIEIYADESRSVVVGQFHTLRQQFEKPAGEPNYALADFIAPKDSGRRDYMGLFAVTAGIHIESLVKQFEDNLDDYNAIMSKALADRLAEALAELMHKRAREEWQYGKQENLSYEDLLREKYRGIRPAPGYPSCPDHTDKSFLFTLLDAEKKIGINLTESMAMYPMASVSGMYFSHSASKYFAVGKIGRDQAVDYHQRKGVPLPEVERWLSSNLNYDPE from the coding sequence ATGATTCTGGATGGCGCCATCGGCACCATGATCCAGGGTTACAATCTTGGTGAGGCGGACTACCGAGGCAAGGAATTCGCGGGACACTCCAAGGACCTCCGCCTGAATAGCGACCTGCTGAATATCACGCAGCCAGCCATCCTCGAAGACATTCATCGCCAATATCTGGAGGCTGGCGCTGATATCATTGAGACCAACACGTTCAACTCCAACTCACTTTCTCAGGCCGAGTACGGCCTGCAGGACCACGTTTCTGATATGAACCGGGCCGGCGCCCATATTGCCCGCCGCGCTGCGGATCGATTCATGGCCGAGCACCCGGAGCGCACCTGCTTCGTCGCAGGCTCGATGGGTCCCACCAGCCGCACCGCAACCGTTTCCCAGGATGTGAACAACCCGGCGTCCCGGGGCGTAACTTTCGATCAATTGCGCGATGCCTACTACGAGCAAGCACGCAGTTTGGTGGAAGGCGGCGTGGATATTCTCCTGGTAGAGACCATCTTCGACACGTTGAATGCCAAGGCGGCGTTGTTTGCGATTGAACAGTACTTTGAAGACTCCGGCGCGCGCGTGCCCATTATGGTGTCGGTAACCATTGTCGACCAGAGCGGTCGCACACTCTCCGGCCAGACCGTCGAAGCCTTCTGGAACTCGGTCTCCCACATCAAAATGCTCAGCATCGGAATCAACTGCGCCCTCGGGGCCAAACAGATGCGGCCTTACATCGAGGAACTCTCTCAGATTGCCGGAGTCTACATCAGTTGTTATCCCAATGCCGGCCTGCCCAACGCCTTCGGCGGGTTTGATGAAACACCGGAGCGCATGTCAGCCGATCTGCGCGAGTTTGCGGCGAACGGCTGGGTCAACATGATTGGGGGTTGTTGCGGATCCACGCCGGAGCACATTCGCGCCATCGCCGCGGCGGCCCACTGGATCAAGCCTCACGTCATCTCCGAACCCGAACCCTACTCGCGGTTCAGCGGGTTGGAGCCGTTTACCATTCGTCCGGATACAAACTTCGTGAATATCGGTGAGCGCGCTAACGTCACTGGCTCGCCGCAGTTCGCGAAACTGATTCTCGCCGGCGAGTACGAGAATGCGTTGGTGGTTGCCCGCCAGCAGGTTGAGGGCGGCGCTCAGTTAATAGACGTCAACATGGATGAGGGCATGCTCGACTCCGAGCAGGTCATGACCACGTTCCTCAATTCCGTTGCCTCCGAGCCGGATATTTCGCGCGTGCCGATCATGGTGGACAGCTCGAAGTGGAGCGTGATCGAGGCGGGTCTCAAGTGTATCCAAGGGAAGGGAATCGTCAACTCCATCAGCCTGAAGGAAGGCGAAGAGGCATTCAAGAAATACGCGCGGCTGATCCAGCGCTATGGCGCAGCCATGATTGTGATGGCCTTCGATGAAGCCGGTCAGGCGGATACAGCGGAGCGCAAAGTGGCTATCTGCCGCCGCGCCTACCGCATCCTGACCGAAGAGGCCGGCATCAACCCGCTGGACATCATTTTCGATCCGAACATCCTGACCGTGGCCACAGGGATCGATGAGCATAACAACTACGCTGTCGACTTCCTGGACGCCACGCGCATCATCAAAGCCACCTTGCCGGGCTGTAAAGTGAGTGGAGGGGTCAGTAATATTTCATTCTCGTTCCGCGGCAACAAGGCGGTGCGTGAAGCGATGCACTCGGCGTTCCTTTATCACGCCATCCGCGCCGGTATGGATATGGGCATCGTCAACGCTGGCCAGTTGGCGATCTACGAGGAAATTCCCAAGGACCTGTTGGAACTGGTGGAAGACGTGTTGCTCAACCGCCGCGCTGATGCCACGGAGCGCCTGCTGGTATTTGCGGATTCTGTAAAGCAGAAGGGTAAGGCGGAAGTAGTGGAAGACGCCTGGCGCAAGGGTACGGTGGAGGAGCGGCTCTCCCACTCGCTGGTAAAGGGTATTGTCGAATTCATCGAGGCAGATACCGAAGAAGCTCGCCAGAAGTTCGCGCGGCCTTTGTCCGTGGTAGAGGGTCCGCTGATGGACGGCATGAAAATAGTCGGGGACCTGTTTGGAACCGGCAAGATGTTTCTGCCGCAAGTGGTGAAGAGCGCTCGTGTCATGAAGAAGGCCGTTGCCTACCTGCTGCCTTTTATGGAGGCTGACAAAGCGGTCAGCGGGCTGCGGCAAGCCGAGGCCAAGATCGTGATGGCTACCGTCAAAGGAGACGTGCACGATATCGGCAAGAATATCGTGGGCGTAGTGTTGGCGTGCAATAATTACGAGATCATTGACCTGGGCGTGATGGTTTCCGCCGACAAGATTCTCCAAGCCGCTCGCGATGTCGGCGCCGACATGATTGGCCTGAGCGGACTCATCACTCCATCGCTCGACGAAATGGCGCATGTTGCCCGGGAAATGGAGCGGCAGGGATTTACTATCCCGCTGATGATTGGCGGAGCGACCACCAGTCGCATTCATACCGCGGTGAAAATTGCGCCGGCCTATAGTCAGACAGTCATCCACGTTGCGGATGCCTCGCGAGCGGTGGGCGTGGTTGGCAACCTGAAAAACCCCCAGCTGCGTGCAACCTTTGCGGAAGAGCATCGGCAGGGGCAGGAGCAAGATAGGCAGACACACCGTGCTCCGAAGACTCAAAAGCTTCTTTCGCTGGAAGAGGCGCGGAAGCGGAAACCCAACATCGACTGGAAGTCATGCCAAATTCCCACGCCGTCATTTGTTGGAGTTCGTGTCTTCAATCCTGTGCCGCTAGAGGAGATCGTTCCCTACATTGATTGGACTCCGTTTTTCCATGCCTGGGAGTTGCGCGGGATCTATCCGAAGATACTGGAACGTGAGGACGTGGGAGCCAAGGCGAAAGAACTCTTTGCGGATGCGCAACAACTGCTGGCCCAAATCCTGAAAGACAAATCGCTCACCGCGCGTGCTGTGATGGGCTTCTTTCCCGCCAACAGCGCGGGCGACGACATTGAGATATATGCAGATGAGTCCCGCTCGGTCGTAGTGGGCCAGTTCCACACCTTGCGGCAGCAGTTTGAGAAGCCTGCGGGGGAACCCAACTACGCGCTAGCAGACTTCATCGCGCCGAAGGACTCAGGCCGCCGGGACTATATGGGACTCTTTGCCGTAACGGCAGGAATTCATATCGAGAGCCTGGTGAAGCAGTTTGAAGACAACCTCGACGACTACAACGCCATCATGTCCAAGGCGCTGGCGGATAGGCTGGCGGAGGCACTTGCGGAGCTGATGCACAAACGCGCCCGCGAGGAGTGGCAGTACGGCAAGCAGGAAAACCTGAGCTATGAAGACCTGCTCCGCGAGAAGTACCGTGGCATCCGTCCTGCGCCCGGGTATCCGTCCTGCCCAGATCACACGGATAAATCTTTCTTGTTCACCTTGCTCGATGCCGAGAAAAAAATTGGGATCAACCTCACCGAGTCGATGGCGATGTACCCCATGGCATCCGTCAGCGGGATGTATTTCTCTCACTCGGCCTCGAAGTATTTTGCCGTCGGCAAAATCGGTCGCGACCAAGCGGTGGATTACCATCAACGCAAAGGGGTTCCCCTGCCCGAAGTCGAGCGCTGGCTGTCATCCAATCTGAATTACGATCCGGAGTAG
- a CDS encoding DUF2238 domain-containing protein, which translates to MINSANASPYPRWLLGIFTIYWLIWAYKPLLLSDWILENVLQVSGLAVLILTYQRYPLSNFSYTLILVFCCLHTIGAHYSYSGVPYSEWSQVLAGFGIDERFGFNRNHYDRFMHFLFGLLLTLPLYEYYLRFVSSHWSLNYCLPLNLTMSISLFYELVEWAAAEVFGGELGQAFLGIQGDQWDAQKDMALATVGGAICMLITAWHTRYKDNAIARP; encoded by the coding sequence ATGATTAATTCCGCAAATGCGTCTCCATACCCGCGTTGGCTTCTTGGAATATTTACCATCTACTGGCTGATCTGGGCCTACAAGCCGCTGCTACTCTCCGATTGGATTCTGGAGAACGTGTTGCAAGTGAGCGGTCTCGCCGTGCTGATTCTCACCTACCAGCGTTATCCGTTGAGCAATTTTTCGTACACGCTGATCCTGGTCTTTTGCTGCCTGCACACAATTGGTGCACATTACTCCTATTCAGGGGTTCCTTATAGTGAATGGTCTCAGGTTCTAGCTGGCTTCGGCATTGACGAGCGATTCGGCTTCAACCGCAACCATTACGACCGTTTCATGCATTTTCTCTTCGGCCTATTGCTAACGCTTCCGCTGTATGAATACTATCTGCGGTTCGTGTCCAGCCATTGGTCTCTCAATTACTGCTTGCCGCTGAATTTAACCATGTCCATAAGCTTGTTCTACGAACTGGTCGAGTGGGCCGCCGCCGAGGTGTTTGGAGGCGAACTGGGTCAGGCCTTCCTCGGCATTCAGGGTGACCAGTGGGACGCGCAAAAAGATATGGCGCTGGCAACAGTTGGCGGAGCAATCTGCATGTTAATCACGGCTTGGCACACTCGCTACAAAGACAATGCCATTGCCAGACCGTAA
- a CDS encoding threonine dehydratase has translation MKLTLSDLSAASQIVHAVLPPTPQYRWPLLCERTGVELWVKHENHTPVGSFKVRGGLVYFDELAKLPAKPKGVITATRGNHGQSVGFAAQRYGIPATVVVPHGNSAEKNAAMRAFGIKLIEHGEDFQSAREHAAHLAIEQSLHFVPPFHPLLVAGVATYCLELLQSIADLDAVFVPIGLGSGACAMVAARDALGLSTEIIGVVSTHSPAYAQSFAAHKLISVASQTKLADGMACRTPDPSALEIIFKGVSRIVEVTDDEVAAAMRTLFECTHNVAEGAGATSFAALLKEQSKWAGQRVAVIMSGGNVDSAVFASVLNGPGK, from the coding sequence ATGAAGCTAACTCTCTCCGACCTGAGCGCGGCCTCCCAAATTGTGCATGCGGTCCTGCCGCCAACTCCGCAATACCGCTGGCCTCTGCTGTGTGAGCGGACTGGAGTCGAACTGTGGGTGAAGCACGAGAATCACACGCCGGTCGGCTCATTCAAGGTGCGTGGAGGATTAGTCTATTTTGACGAACTGGCCAAGCTGCCCGCCAAGCCCAAAGGAGTCATCACCGCCACGCGCGGCAATCACGGCCAATCGGTGGGATTCGCCGCGCAGCGCTACGGCATACCTGCCACCGTGGTGGTCCCGCACGGCAATAGCGCGGAGAAGAACGCGGCGATGCGCGCTTTCGGGATCAAACTAATTGAGCATGGAGAGGACTTTCAGTCGGCCCGGGAGCATGCGGCGCATTTGGCTATCGAGCAGTCTCTGCACTTTGTCCCACCATTTCATCCACTGCTGGTGGCAGGCGTAGCGACGTATTGCCTGGAACTGTTGCAGTCCATTGCGGATCTCGACGCCGTGTTTGTGCCCATTGGACTCGGCTCCGGCGCGTGCGCAATGGTGGCGGCGCGGGATGCGCTGGGACTGAGCACCGAGATAATCGGCGTTGTTTCCACGCATTCTCCCGCTTACGCGCAGTCGTTCGCCGCACACAAGCTGATCTCCGTCGCGTCCCAAACCAAACTTGCTGACGGCATGGCCTGCCGGACACCTGATCCATCCGCACTGGAGATTATCTTCAAGGGAGTCAGCCGCATCGTGGAGGTAACCGATGACGAGGTCGCCGCGGCGATGCGCACGCTATTTGAGTGCACTCACAATGTCGCCGAAGGCGCGGGCGCAACCTCATTCGCAGCGCTGCTGAAGGAACAATCAAAATGGGCCGGCCAGCGTGTTGCCGTGATTATGTCAGGCGGGAATGTGGACTCCGCAGTCTTTGCCTCCGTTCTGAACGGGCCTGGAAAATAG
- a CDS encoding DUF4159 domain-containing protein: protein MQLRYPVQTGKRVAPILLILTLPILLMALWAIVANAQRDRRGSGWAFNDRADERAAPKDTEFVFARIRYGSRRGDRGGFGGSAGWAHDYPDAEEHILQVGSEATTINTRKMSYVIVDLDSEDIHNYPFAYFSEVGQMNLSIEEADNFREYLDRGGFAMIDDFDSQRSLDWFLAQMQQVFPDRDFVPLTIDHPIFHTFYEIPTLALESPYEAQDGGRPTFYGYFDESGRLAMIINHNNDIGDFWEWIDQPRYPLQPSTEALRLGINYLMFSLTH, encoded by the coding sequence ATGCAGCTTCGGTATCCAGTTCAAACCGGCAAGCGGGTCGCGCCGATACTACTAATTTTAACGCTCCCGATTCTCCTGATGGCGCTGTGGGCCATTGTCGCCAACGCGCAGCGCGACCGGCGCGGCAGCGGCTGGGCCTTCAATGATCGGGCGGACGAGCGTGCCGCACCCAAAGACACGGAATTCGTTTTCGCTCGCATCCGCTACGGCTCGCGCAGGGGGGATCGCGGCGGATTCGGCGGGTCCGCTGGCTGGGCGCACGACTATCCCGACGCGGAAGAGCACATCCTGCAGGTGGGCAGCGAGGCCACCACCATCAACACGCGCAAGATGTCCTATGTAATCGTCGACCTCGACAGCGAGGATATTCACAATTATCCATTCGCCTACTTCAGCGAAGTGGGACAGATGAATCTGTCGATCGAGGAAGCCGATAATTTTCGCGAATATCTGGATCGCGGCGGGTTCGCCATGATCGACGACTTCGACAGCCAGCGCTCATTGGATTGGTTTCTCGCGCAAATGCAGCAAGTGTTTCCCGATCGTGATTTCGTTCCGCTGACCATTGACCATCCCATCTTCCACACTTTTTATGAGATTCCCACGTTGGCGCTGGAGTCGCCCTATGAGGCGCAGGATGGCGGACGGCCCACGTTCTACGGGTATTTTGATGAAAGCGGACGCCTCGCCATGATCATCAATCACAATAACGATATCGGCGACTTCTGGGAGTGGATCGACCAGCCGCGCTATCCGCTGCAGCCCTCCACGGAAGCGCTGCGGCTGGGCATCAATTATTTAATGTTCTCACTCACCCATTGA
- a CDS encoding sulfoxide reductase heme-binding subunit YedZ yields MLISKWTKVAVFPLCLAPVGLLVFRTFTARLGANPIETITHTTGDWTIWFLLIALSITPLRKLLGQPDLIRFRRMTGLFAFFYSCLHFLTLIVFDHFFDVQSILADVYKRPFITVGFLAFVLMIPLAITSTKGMIRRLGKRWQLLHRLVYVTASLGVVHYYWLVKSDVTLPLRYGAILAFLLACRVAFWWQARQAKRAASEALRKRDTAPAT; encoded by the coding sequence CTGCTGATTTCGAAGTGGACGAAAGTTGCGGTCTTCCCGCTGTGCCTGGCGCCGGTTGGCTTGCTGGTGTTTCGCACGTTCACAGCGCGGCTGGGTGCCAACCCCATTGAAACGATCACGCACACCACTGGCGACTGGACCATCTGGTTCCTGCTGATTGCGCTCTCCATCACGCCGCTGCGCAAGCTGCTCGGCCAACCGGACCTGATCCGCTTCCGGCGCATGACGGGCCTGTTCGCGTTTTTTTATTCCTGCCTGCACTTCCTAACGCTGATCGTTTTTGACCACTTCTTTGACGTGCAATCGATCCTCGCCGATGTCTACAAGCGGCCCTTCATCACCGTGGGATTCCTGGCATTCGTGCTTATGATCCCGCTGGCGATTACCTCCACCAAGGGCATGATCCGCCGTCTCGGCAAGCGCTGGCAGTTGTTGCACCGGCTGGTGTATGTTACCGCCTCGCTCGGTGTAGTGCATTACTACTGGCTGGTGAAGTCGGATGTCACGCTGCCGCTGCGCTACGGCGCGATCCTGGCCTTCCTGCTGGCCTGCCGCGTGGCATTTTGGTGGCAGGCACGCCAAGCCAAGCGCGCGGCATCCGAAGCACTACGCAAACGGGACACTGCGCCAGCCACTTAA